GTGCCAGGCAACTCGGCAGGGGTTACCATGCGAGACGCAAACGCGCTCCCCAGGCCGGCGGTGCGGCGAGGGTCAATCGGCACAGACAGCGCGAACCAGCTTCGCCAGCTCCGCTACTTGAGTTTCCACGGAATGCCTTTCCACAGCTCGCCTCCGAGCTGCCCGCCCCATCTTGCATCGAAGGTTGGGGTTGTCTGTAAACAGCTCGATGAGGTCCGCGAGACGCCTTGCATCTCCCGGAGGGAAGGTGTAGCCGGTGACGCCGTCGTCGACCGTCTCCGCGAGACCCTGAAGGTTGGATACCAGCAGCGGCAAGCCGGAAAGAGCCATTTCCACCGAGGACATCGTAAAGGAATCCCATCCTGTGGAGGCGATCGCTCCCAGGTCTGCCGACCCAAAAATATCGGCGACATCGTTCCGATATCCGCCGAAGGTAATGTGTCCTTCGGCTTTGCTGCCTACGTAGAGGTTTTCGAACGCTCGCTCCTGGCCAGGCTGGTTACCGAGAACCAGCAAATGCACGTTCTCTCTTCCCCTCCGGTCAACGAGCTCAACAAACGACTCGATCAGGACGTGCACACCTTTCCTGGGCTCCATATGTCCGGAGAATACGACCAGAAGGCGACTGCCCGGGATTCCGAATTGAGCGTGAGCGTAGCCGCGCGCGCGAGGAGCGAAACGGTTGGTGTCCGCGCCCAAGTAGACAACGGAAGTATCGTCGCGCGAAATGCCGCGACCCTCGACCGCCGTTGCGCGCATCGCCTCCGATTCGAAGATGTAGTGGTCGGGACGATGGCGCTGCAGCCTGACCTCGAGCTTTTTCAGCGCAAGCTTCCATCGGGGGAAGATAGAGCTCATCGGAGCTCCCTGATACGAAATGATGCGCTGGACTCCTGCCTTGCGCATTGGTCCGTAGGATGGCAATGCGACCGGAGCGTCGAATGCGAATACGGTCCGGATGCCGTGGGAGCGTACGTAGCTTTCGACCCTGCCCAATTCCACCCGCGATCTGTCTCTGATATCGAGGCTGACGATATTGTGAAAGTTCTCGGGCAGCGTGTCGGGTCGCCCGCGCTCGAGATTTCGGTAGGCGAAGTGGATTTTTGTGTCGTCCTCCACGAGATGTTGCGCCATCTGAAAGAATGCTCTTTCAAGTGGTGCGATCGCATAGCCGGTTTTCGATCCCGTGTGCAGGGCGACCAATATCGGGAATGACATCAGTAAACTTGCCTCGATGGAGACAGCCGCGAGGTGCGGCTGTGCCGAATGTTTGGCTAAGGATACGAGCCTGTCAGCAGCCGGGTGCCGCTAGGACTGCACGACGACCTCGCGTCGCGTCGGCTCCCACAGCGCGTTAGTCTGCCCCTTGAGCGCGCGAATGCCGGCGTGAATGGCAGCCAGGTTGCCCGCGGCGGCGAAGGCAGCCAGCACCAGCAAGCGTGGCGGATGGGGGCGGTCGGCGACTGCCCAGCCGGCGACGGCTGCGCCCGCGCCGAGGGTGGCGAGGAACAGCCCGAAGCCAGCCGCAGGGTAGGACGGCGCCAGCATCACCAGCCCGACCAGCGCCAGCGGCAGGGTCCAGGGGACCAACCAGCGGCAGACCTTGTGGCTGAAGAGCATCCAGGCGAAGACGCCGTAGCGGAAGGGGTTGAGCAGCGCCCGCTTGTACCAGAGCGTGCCCATCCCTCGGGTCATGGTGCGCACCTTCCGGCGGTACTCCTGCTTCAGCGAGGTGGTGCGGGGGACCAGACAGATCGCCTCATCCACCGAAACCGCGCGGTACCCGTTCTCCCGGGTGACGATGGCCGCCGCGAAGTCGCGGCTGATGTGCTCCGGCAGGGGAATGCGCTGCAGGTGCGAGCGGATCGCGTAGAAGCACCCCGATGCCCCCACGATCCCATCGATGCGGGTCTCCAGCTTCCGCACCCACATCTCGTAGCCGACGTAGCCGGACTCTCCACGATTGGCATCCTCCTCCACGTGCGCCACGCTGACGTCGCGTCCGGAGGCGAGCCCCACGCGCGGATCGGTGAAGCGGGCGATGAGCGGCTTCAGGGCGTCCGGCGCGATGCGGATGGAGGCGTCGGTGTTGACGATGATCTCCCCCGTGAGCCGTTGCGCCGCCGCGTTCTCCGCGGCCCCCTTGCCCCGGCGCTCCGGCATGCGCAGCAGCTCCACCCCGCGGTCGGCGTACTCGCGGACGATGTCGTCGGTGCGGTCGGTCGAAGCGTCGGAGACTATCAGGATCTGGCGCCGGTCGGCGGGATAGTCGAGCCGCAGCAGCGACTCGATCGTGCCGCGGATCTGGGCCTCCTCGTTGTAGGCCGGAACGGTGATGCTGATGCGCGGCCACTCCTCGGGCTCTGCCACGGGCCGCTCGCGTCGCGTTCTCTGCAGCAGCCAGAGGAGCGCGGGATAGCCCGCGTATGCATAGACGCCGAGCAGCAGAGGCAGAGCAACCAGAACCAGGGCAAAGGTGTTCATCGGGCCTTATGTGAGTGAGTGACGAGGCGTCGGTAGATCGCCTCGTGCCGATCAAGCCACGGGTCCATGCCGTAGTCGTGTTCGAGGCGTGCTTTTGCGCGCTCGGCACGGGTCCGGGCCGCCTCCGGGTCGGACGCGAGCTGGCGCAGCGCCGCCGCGAGGGCGCCGGGGTCTTGCGGTCGGACCAGCAGAGCCTCGTTCGCTGAGAGGACGTGTGGCACACCGCCCACCTCCGCGGCGACGATCGGCGTTCGCGCCGCCATCGCCTCGAAGAGAACCATCGGCGTGCCCTCGGTGCGCGAGCTCAGGACGAAGCCGTCGAAGGCGCGGAAATACCGGCCAGCTGCCGGCAGGGAACCCTGCCAGCGCACGCGATTGCCCAGGCCGAGCGATGCCGCCCGCTCCTGAAGCGCCTGCCGCTGCGAGCCATCGCCGACGATGGAGGCTACCAGGGGAAGATCGGGCACCAGCGCCAGCGCCTCGAGAAAGAGGTCGGCGCCCTTTTCAGGGCTCAGTCGCCCGACCCACCCGAGGTGAAGGACGTCGAGGGGAATCCCCAGCGCGGCGCGAGCCTCCGCCGCGGGCAGCGATTCGGTAGGGGCCCAGGCGTTCGGCACCAGGTGGATGCGCTGAGGATCCACCCCTTCGGCCCGCAGGCGATCCACCTGCGGCGCCGCGACCGCGATAACGCCGTCGAAGCGCGCCAGGGCGCGCACCTGCAGCCACTCGTACAGCCGTCCGCGCCAGTTCCCTCCGCAGAAGCCGTGTACCGTGCTCACCCGCGGGATTCCGAGCTTTCGCGCCACGCCTGAGTCGAAGAAGTCGGAGCGATAGCCGTGGGTGTGGACGACCTGGGCGCCCTCCGCGCGACAGATCGCCACAATGCGGCGGCGCTCGTCGAGGTAGGCGCGGGCGGGCAGTTTCAGCTGCGTGGCGGGCACCCCGGATTCCCGAAGCGCCGCCACGAACGGATGGACGGCCTCCATCGGCGTGACCACGGCCACGACGTGCACCTGGTGTCCGCGGGCCCGCTGACCTGAGGCGAGAGAGAGCACCACGCTCTCCAGGCCCCCGAAGGGCGCCGGTGCCGTCAGGTGCACGATCGAGAGCGGGGCGTCGGGGCGCGCGCTCTCCTCCAGCGAGGGATCAGCGCGACCGGACGCCTCGGGGATGGGAGTCACGAGGGTCCCGGTCATGGCCGCAGCTTCACGCCCGCGGTGCGCAGGGTGAACCCCCGCAGCGACAGGCCGGCGGGGATGTTCATCCTGGGGAGGGCGGAGCGGGGCGCCGTGGGACGGGGCCCCAGCAGCCATCCCCCGTCCACCCGCATGGCGGCGCGATAACCGGCCGCGATCGTCGCCCGCTCGACCTCGGGGGAGTGCAGCCCGTACGGATAAGTGACCCAGGGCAGCGGCGCGGCGAAACGCTCCCGCAACCACGCCATCGGGCGTACCAGCTCCTCCTCCAGCTCGTCCGCCTCCAGCGCGGCCAGGTTGGCGTGACTCCAGGTGTGAGCGGCGAGGGTGAGGCCTGGCACGCCGGCAA
The sequence above is drawn from the Longimicrobiaceae bacterium genome and encodes:
- a CDS encoding glycosyltransferase: MTGTLVTPIPEASGRADPSLEESARPDAPLSIVHLTAPAPFGGLESVVLSLASGQRARGHQVHVVAVVTPMEAVHPFVAALRESGVPATQLKLPARAYLDERRRIVAICRAEGAQVVHTHGYRSDFFDSGVARKLGIPRVSTVHGFCGGNWRGRLYEWLQVRALARFDGVIAVAAPQVDRLRAEGVDPQRIHLVPNAWAPTESLPAAEARAALGIPLDVLHLGWVGRLSPEKGADLFLEALALVPDLPLVASIVGDGSQRQALQERAASLGLGNRVRWQGSLPAAGRYFRAFDGFVLSSRTEGTPMVLFEAMAARTPIVAAEVGGVPHVLSANEALLVRPQDPGALAAALRQLASDPEAARTRAERAKARLEHDYGMDPWLDRHEAIYRRLVTHSHKAR
- a CDS encoding glycosyltransferase family 4 protein, translating into MSFPILVALHTGSKTGYAIAPLERAFFQMAQHLVEDDTKIHFAYRNLERGRPDTLPENFHNIVSLDIRDRSRVELGRVESYVRSHGIRTVFAFDAPVALPSYGPMRKAGVQRIISYQGAPMSSIFPRWKLALKKLEVRLQRHRPDHYIFESEAMRATAVEGRGISRDDTSVVYLGADTNRFAPRARGYAHAQFGIPGSRLLVVFSGHMEPRKGVHVLIESFVELVDRRGRENVHLLVLGNQPGQERAFENLYVGSKAEGHITFGGYRNDVADIFGSADLGAIASTGWDSFTMSSVEMALSGLPLLVSNLQGLAETVDDGVTGYTFPPGDARRLADLIELFTDNPNLRCKMGRAARRRAVERHSVETQVAELAKLVRAVCAD
- a CDS encoding glycosyltransferase family 2 protein, producing the protein MNTFALVLVALPLLLGVYAYAGYPALLWLLQRTRRERPVAEPEEWPRISITVPAYNEEAQIRGTIESLLRLDYPADRRQILIVSDASTDRTDDIVREYADRGVELLRMPERRGKGAAENAAAQRLTGEIIVNTDASIRIAPDALKPLIARFTDPRVGLASGRDVSVAHVEEDANRGESGYVGYEMWVRKLETRIDGIVGASGCFYAIRSHLQRIPLPEHISRDFAAAIVTRENGYRAVSVDEAICLVPRTTSLKQEYRRKVRTMTRGMGTLWYKRALLNPFRYGVFAWMLFSHKVCRWLVPWTLPLALVGLVMLAPSYPAAGFGLFLATLGAGAAVAGWAVADRPHPPRLLVLAAFAAAGNLAAIHAGIRALKGQTNALWEPTRREVVVQS